One window of the Peptacetobacter hiranonis genome contains the following:
- a CDS encoding glycyl-radical enzyme activating protein, with protein sequence MENGITFNIQKFSIHDGPGIRTTVFFKGCPLRCEWCSNPESQIKNVQILHDQSKCSYCLSCVVTCPNGAITHEDNKIIINEDKCVGCLTCVNSCPNRALSYEGDYQTIEEIVDICMQDIDFYEESGGGVTISGGEGMSQPDFLKKLIAELKKNSVHVAIETTGYVKKETFEELARELDLLLFDVKHYDREKHYNGTKVYNDLIVENLKWAIDNGIEVLPRIPVIPDFNDSLEDAEGLAKLLVEVGAKKVQLLPFHQFGEKKYELLNRNYKYKNKKALYPEELEEYQKIFLDKGLNCFF encoded by the coding sequence TTGGAAAATGGAATTACGTTTAATATTCAGAAGTTTAGTATACACGATGGGCCAGGGATAAGAACTACAGTATTCTTTAAAGGATGTCCGCTTAGATGCGAGTGGTGTTCAAATCCCGAATCTCAGATAAAAAATGTTCAGATTTTACACGATCAGAGTAAATGCTCTTATTGTTTATCTTGTGTGGTAACATGTCCAAATGGAGCGATAACTCATGAAGATAACAAGATAATTATAAATGAAGATAAGTGCGTGGGATGTTTAACTTGTGTAAATTCATGCCCTAATAGAGCATTATCTTATGAAGGGGATTACCAGACAATAGAGGAAATTGTAGATATATGTATGCAGGATATAGATTTCTATGAAGAATCTGGCGGAGGAGTTACAATCTCTGGTGGAGAAGGTATGAGCCAGCCTGACTTTTTAAAGAAACTTATAGCGGAATTAAAGAAAAATTCGGTTCATGTTGCGATTGAAACTACAGGATATGTAAAGAAGGAAACTTTTGAAGAATTGGCTAGAGAATTAGACTTACTTTTATTTGATGTTAAGCACTACGACAGAGAAAAACACTACAACGGAACAAAGGTGTACAATGATTTAATAGTGGAAAATTTAAAATGGGCGATAGATAATGGAATAGAAGTACTTCCTAGAATTCCAGTTATCCCAGATTTTAATGACTCATTAGAGGATGCAGAAGGACTAGCAAAATTATTAGTAGAGGTCGGAGCTAAAAAAGTGCAGCTACTTCCATTCCACCAGTTTGGCGAAAAAAAATACGAACTACTAAACAGAAACTACAAATACAAAAACAAAAAAGCCCTTTATCCAGAAGAACTAGAAGAATATCAGAAAATATTTTTAGACAAAGGACTAAATTGCTTTTTCTAA
- a CDS encoding DeoR/GlpR family DNA-binding transcription regulator, giving the protein MNKRQSQILDLLTQNKKLKVTELSDVLNVSQVTIRKDLSALEESGIIVREHGYAKLNESDDINNRLAYHYDIKQKIAEKAVESIEDGETVMIESGSCCALVALEIAKTKKDVTLITNSAFIADYIRKTGNVRIILLGGEYQEESQVMVGPITRKCAEGFFVDKLFVGTDGFTKETGFTGNDYMRSEAVKDMAKQASNVIIVTDSVKFQQKGVVSLLDTKKVSYVYTDSNIPEDAEEYLVENNIKVIKTEN; this is encoded by the coding sequence ATGAATAAAAGACAATCGCAAATATTAGATTTGCTTACACAGAATAAAAAACTAAAAGTAACTGAGCTTTCTGATGTTTTAAATGTTTCTCAAGTAACTATTCGTAAAGATTTATCTGCTCTTGAAGAAAGTGGAATAATAGTTAGAGAACATGGATATGCAAAATTAAACGAAAGCGATGATATTAATAATAGATTGGCATACCATTACGATATTAAACAAAAAATAGCAGAAAAAGCTGTAGAAAGTATAGAGGACGGAGAAACAGTTATGATTGAGTCTGGATCTTGCTGTGCTCTAGTTGCGTTAGAGATTGCTAAAACAAAAAAAGACGTAACTCTTATAACAAATTCCGCTTTTATCGCTGACTATATTAGAAAAACAGGAAATGTTAGAATTATATTATTAGGCGGTGAGTATCAGGAAGAGTCTCAGGTTATGGTTGGCCCTATCACTAGAAAATGTGCTGAGGGATTTTTTGTAGATAAGCTATTTGTAGGAACTGACGGTTTTACAAAGGAAACAGGATTTACAGGAAATGATTATATGAGAAGTGAGGCTGTAAAAGATATGGCTAAACAGGCTAGTAATGTAATAATTGTAACGGATTCTGTAAAATTCCAACAAAAAGGTGTTGTAAGTCTACTTGATACTAAAAAAGTATCTTATGTATATACAGACTCAAACATTCCAGAAGACGCTGAAGAATATTTAGTTGAAAATAATATAAAAGTAATAAAAACAGAAAATTAA
- a CDS encoding NADPH-dependent FMN reductase, which yields MKKILFVVGSMRKESFNRQRANIIAEELKGKAEVSFLSYEDILFMNQDIEFPTPEEILRVRSEVEGADGLWIFTPEYNSSYPGVLKNLLDWLSRPHKPNDYANGSSVTGKKVAISGVAGKSAAAGSRGKLKDLLEIMGMKVMETQVGVTINPEAWANNELTLSDDKKEELKKQAEEFLKFLDEE from the coding sequence ATGAAAAAAATATTATTTGTTGTAGGATCTATGAGAAAAGAGTCTTTTAATAGACAGCGGGCTAATATTATAGCAGAAGAACTCAAAGGAAAAGCAGAGGTATCATTCCTTTCATATGAAGATATTCTGTTTATGAATCAGGATATAGAATTCCCAACACCAGAAGAAATTCTTCGTGTTCGTTCAGAAGTTGAAGGTGCAGATGGACTATGGATATTTACACCAGAGTACAATTCTAGTTATCCTGGAGTTTTAAAAAATCTACTAGACTGGCTTTCAAGACCACATAAACCAAATGACTATGCAAATGGTTCATCAGTTACAGGCAAAAAGGTTGCTATAAGTGGGGTTGCGGGAAAGAGTGCGGCTGCTGGAAGTAGAGGAAAATTAAAAGATTTATTAGAAATCATGGGAATGAAGGTAATGGAAACTCAGGTAGGAGTTACAATAAATCCTGAAGCTTGGGCAAATAATGAACTAACTCTTTCTGATGATAAGAAAGAAGAATTAAAAAAACAGGCAGAAGAATTCTTAAAATTTTTAGATGAAGAATAG
- a CDS encoding P1 family peptidase, translating into MESLIKEISIKEIDGVSIGNAQNDEAKTGVSVIYFKNGAQAGCDISGGGPASRETPLTSSMTADNPLNAVVLSGGSAFGLAASDGVMRCLEEHGIGYETGFAKVPLVCQSCIYDLAYGRADIRPDSAMGYEACMKALEECDDSMGNIGAGTGATVGKVLGLKQATKAGLGIHAIQVGELKIAAIVAVNAVGDIFDSSNAQKIAGLMDPERKVFLDSEEVLVRMVTTPPNLDKTNTTIGCVVCNAKFDKAKLNKIASMTRNAYARCINPVGTMADGDSIYACSVGDVVSDVNVVGSLAAKVMEKAIKKAVESAKIDDEEYLKNCL; encoded by the coding sequence ATGGAAAGTCTAATAAAGGAAATTTCAATCAAAGAAATTGACGGCGTGTCTATAGGAAATGCACAAAATGATGAAGCAAAAACCGGTGTAAGTGTAATATACTTTAAAAATGGAGCACAGGCAGGTTGTGATATAAGCGGAGGAGGACCTGCATCTAGAGAAACACCTTTAACAAGTAGTATGACTGCTGATAATCCACTAAATGCTGTAGTATTATCAGGAGGAAGTGCATTTGGACTTGCTGCTTCAGATGGTGTAATGCGTTGCCTTGAAGAACATGGAATAGGATATGAAACAGGGTTTGCAAAAGTTCCACTTGTTTGTCAATCTTGCATATATGACTTAGCATATGGTCGTGCAGATATTAGACCTGACTCAGCTATGGGATACGAAGCTTGTATGAAAGCATTAGAAGAATGTGATGATTCTATGGGAAATATTGGTGCAGGAACTGGAGCTACTGTTGGAAAAGTATTAGGACTAAAACAAGCTACAAAAGCAGGACTTGGAATACATGCAATTCAGGTTGGAGAATTAAAAATAGCAGCAATAGTGGCGGTGAATGCAGTTGGAGATATATTTGACTCATCAAATGCACAAAAGATTGCAGGACTTATGGATCCTGAAAGAAAGGTATTTTTAGATTCAGAGGAAGTACTTGTTAGAATGGTTACTACACCTCCAAATTTAGATAAGACAAATACTACAATAGGTTGTGTTGTATGTAATGCAAAATTTGACAAGGCTAAGCTTAATAAAATAGCTTCAATGACTAGAAATGCCTATGCTAGATGTATAAATCCAGTGGGAACTATGGCAGATGGAGATAGTATCTATGCTTGTAGCGTTGGAGATGTTGTAAGCGATGTAAATGTTGTCGGTAGTTTAGCAGCGAAGGTTATGGAAAAAGCTATAAAGAAAGCTGTTGAAAGCGCTAAAATAGACGACGAAGAATATCTAAAAAATTGTCTATAA
- a CDS encoding MarR family winged helix-turn-helix transcriptional regulator — MREIARRLMLALYKIDEIYYMNEGKKKLAYSELCVMYALDDGKPHSQREISQEWLVPKTTVNTIVKKWEKEGLLTLTPIPEKRREKYIILTESGREYAKEFMGFIYRAEEKALKRTLDKYSDEFIKGLEFFGESLKEAFDEEFEKEEADKTDK; from the coding sequence ATGAGAGAAATTGCGAGAAGATTGATGCTTGCTTTGTACAAAATAGATGAAATATATTATATGAATGAAGGTAAGAAAAAATTAGCATATTCTGAGCTATGTGTTATGTATGCGTTGGACGATGGAAAGCCACATTCACAAAGGGAGATTTCTCAGGAATGGCTAGTTCCAAAAACAACTGTAAATACGATAGTAAAAAAATGGGAAAAAGAGGGCCTATTAACACTTACACCAATTCCAGAGAAAAGAAGAGAAAAATATATAATCTTGACGGAATCAGGGCGTGAATATGCTAAAGAATTTATGGGATTTATATATAGAGCAGAGGAGAAAGCTCTTAAAAGAACTTTAGATAAATACTCAGATGAATTTATAAAAGGGCTTGAGTTTTTTGGAGAGAGCTTAAAAGAAGCTTTTGATGAGGAGTTTGAAAAAGAGGAAGCAGATAAAACTGATAAATAG
- a CDS encoding MATE family efflux transporter, with product MNLIKDDIKKLFYKFLIPAISSSLAIAIYSLVDTIAIGHGAGPDGTAACAIVLPIFSIALFIALLCGIGGSVLMAHARGEGNKEKGDAYFTASIVLVTIITLIVWIPGMMYQDEFYRLCGADDVIMPFARDYGEWIFAFIPSFVITSFLGAFVRTDGSPKFVMTAILTGGVVNIIGDWIFVFPMNMGMRGAAIATALGSAVQAIMILGYVLMKKTTLKLARPHHWFKGFKKIMVTGFSSGVSALAVIAVSFIANNQIMNYLGGAALAVYGVLGTVSSLFTSIFSGIGQAIQPIASENYGAGKIDRCWAVERLGMKNALMYGIVFAAISIIFPVGVTGLFMQMTPEVKEVTPYIMRVFSLSYIPQAVCVYCVFYLQSIVHAKKATVVSLLRGVILNGAFLIIFPIFFGGNSIWWAIFMAEFVTMLVAIVYMFRIYREHKALMNENM from the coding sequence ATGAACTTAATCAAAGACGATATTAAAAAGCTATTCTACAAATTTTTGATACCTGCGATAAGTAGCTCTTTAGCTATAGCAATTTACAGTCTTGTAGACACTATAGCTATTGGCCATGGAGCAGGGCCAGATGGTACTGCAGCTTGTGCGATAGTATTGCCTATATTTTCAATTGCTTTATTTATTGCACTTCTTTGTGGAATAGGTGGATCTGTACTTATGGCTCATGCTCGTGGAGAAGGAAATAAGGAAAAAGGAGATGCATATTTTACAGCTTCTATTGTATTAGTTACAATCATTACATTAATTGTGTGGATACCTGGAATGATGTATCAGGATGAGTTTTACAGACTTTGTGGTGCGGATGATGTAATTATGCCATTTGCCAGAGATTATGGAGAATGGATTTTTGCATTTATACCATCATTTGTTATCACTTCATTTTTAGGAGCATTTGTGCGTACTGATGGATCTCCAAAGTTTGTAATGACAGCTATTTTGACAGGTGGAGTTGTAAATATAATAGGAGACTGGATTTTTGTATTCCCTATGAACATGGGAATGAGAGGTGCAGCGATTGCAACAGCTCTTGGTTCTGCAGTACAGGCAATTATGATTTTAGGATATGTACTTATGAAAAAAACTACTCTAAAATTGGCAAGACCACATCATTGGTTTAAAGGATTTAAAAAGATTATGGTTACTGGATTTAGTTCTGGAGTGAGTGCACTTGCAGTAATAGCAGTTTCATTTATAGCCAATAACCAGATAATGAACTACCTTGGAGGTGCAGCTCTTGCAGTTTACGGTGTCTTAGGTACAGTTTCATCTCTATTTACAAGTATTTTTTCAGGAATTGGGCAGGCAATTCAGCCAATTGCATCTGAAAACTATGGTGCAGGAAAAATTGATCGTTGTTGGGCAGTAGAAAGATTGGGTATGAAAAATGCACTTATGTATGGAATTGTGTTTGCTGCAATAAGTATAATTTTCCCAGTAGGAGTGACAGGATTATTTATGCAGATGACTCCTGAGGTTAAGGAAGTTACACCATATATTATGAGGGTGTTCTCGCTTTCATATATTCCACAGGCGGTTTGTGTGTACTGCGTGTTTTATCTACAGTCTATTGTTCATGCTAAGAAGGCGACTGTTGTTTCACTTCTTAGAGGGGTGATTTTAAATGGAGCTTTCCTTATAATTTTCCCTATATTCTTTGGTGGAAATAGTATCTGGTGGGCGATATTTATGGCTGAATTTGTGACTATGTTGGTCGCAATTGTGTATATGTTTAGGATTTATAGGGAGCATAAAGCTTTGATGAATGAAAATATGTAA
- a CDS encoding SNF2-related protein: MVDKKKNIDKNHLCYELIEDNEKNQYILLRYALLFRRFDKVDEIIEKLENKNIDIEVEFKKKIQNYNVSMFDILSWNQGYFNSYIKKNGLKSKYLNKINTLNEDLFTYDDFIDLKNKETVFTLFFKFKNLPESVQNILRKKNDNIKNIDDKVIPPILDVEYYEKQLIASKQVKKNGCSLVMDEVGTGKTVTALYAIRDVIEEANLKGEKAKILIVAPSNKKEDWKSDISRQLGRYSHIVKQKDKGSIYKEDLKKIYFKGNEQYIFICGQKKGKEENGSSSELKGTLNEWCKECKWDLIIIDEGHQNFNNYETLKSNKVMILTATPIIISNHNKDIKIKKDFESYREIMKKIIDYDIYRGEIKDINPIINRNPDENDIFVNWFREDFEMKPVTRNIKFKYCKRDENRLKYLETIKYIDNNGSAETLHIDQDDDYMFYKLGKYLDKIEDEELKKDIENKIERRTSNEKRKKLLEILSQEENKNKSYIIFCNHKFVINKIYSNLITDKRFDKSIIACKSSDREVAERLEYDFNSEEGEELISSLLQNIRSIKSGKNKDFERVILIITSEMGGVGLNMGEFDGVINYELPFTNTSLEQRFGRVDRINNENKNGNEKEMIFMLNEDIKNSEGESIKEFDNNRMFYYCLTKINEVYTHMPVRNTLLNSEEIKYKLYQVIREKVKQLVGDEQEELVCDLDKIIGIEKEKIEKLENLKTNYTKEEFEKLKENYKNKIFPVNDEDCKIQKTFNKELLELFKIKQEISRLKKNYNDNKREIERMLKILEYDKDKEEDKEENENKMIEFLKETNYDEDDSNEEIPKETNYDEDDSNEKISKEINYDEDISDEKFLKEENKYHDIEKKIKSEKRKMKGYENWLKKKEENIKNIKEIMNNEEGIKITSKGIFYFDKINRNEANDNIYFMNESVGNFRKEKDNE, encoded by the coding sequence ATGGTTGATAAAAAGAAAAATATAGACAAAAATCATTTATGTTATGAATTAATAGAGGATAATGAAAAAAATCAGTATATTTTGCTTCGATATGCTCTTCTTTTTAGACGATTCGATAAAGTAGATGAAATAATAGAAAAATTAGAAAATAAAAATATTGATATAGAAGTAGAATTTAAGAAAAAAATACAAAATTATAATGTATCAATGTTTGATATATTATCATGGAATCAAGGTTATTTTAATTCATACATAAAAAAGAATGGGTTAAAATCAAAATATCTTAACAAGATAAATACATTAAATGAAGATCTATTTACGTATGATGATTTTATAGATTTAAAAAATAAAGAAACTGTATTTACTCTATTTTTTAAATTTAAAAATTTACCTGAAAGTGTACAAAATATATTAAGGAAAAAAAATGATAATATAAAAAATATAGATGACAAGGTAATACCACCCATATTAGACGTAGAATATTATGAAAAACAATTAATAGCATCAAAGCAGGTCAAAAAGAATGGTTGTTCATTGGTAATGGATGAGGTTGGAACTGGAAAAACAGTTACAGCTCTTTATGCTATTAGAGATGTTATTGAAGAGGCTAATTTAAAAGGGGAAAAGGCAAAAATATTAATAGTTGCTCCTAGTAATAAGAAAGAAGATTGGAAGTCAGATATTAGTAGACAGTTAGGTCGTTATTCTCATATAGTTAAACAGAAAGACAAAGGAAGTATATATAAAGAAGATTTAAAAAAAATATATTTTAAAGGAAATGAACAGTATATTTTTATATGTGGACAAAAGAAAGGTAAAGAAGAAAATGGTAGTAGCTCTGAACTAAAAGGAACTCTTAATGAATGGTGTAAAGAATGTAAGTGGGATTTAATTATAATTGATGAAGGACATCAAAATTTTAATAATTACGAAACTCTAAAGTCGAATAAGGTAATGATTTTAACGGCAACCCCTATAATTATAAGTAATCATAATAAAGATATTAAAATAAAAAAAGATTTTGAATCATATAGAGAAATTATGAAAAAAATTATTGATTATGATATTTATAGAGGTGAAATTAAAGACATTAATCCAATAATAAATCGAAATCCTGATGAAAATGATATATTTGTAAATTGGTTCAGAGAGGACTTTGAAATGAAACCCGTAACAAGAAATATAAAGTTTAAATATTGTAAAAGAGATGAAAATAGGTTGAAATATTTAGAAACAATTAAGTATATAGATAATAATGGTTCGGCTGAAACACTTCATATTGACCAAGATGATGACTATATGTTTTATAAATTGGGAAAATATTTAGATAAAATAGAAGATGAGGAATTAAAAAAAGATATAGAAAATAAAATAGAACGAAGGACATCAAATGAAAAAAGAAAAAAACTATTAGAAATATTGAGTCAAGAAGAAAATAAAAATAAATCATATATAATATTTTGTAATCACAAATTTGTTATAAATAAAATTTATAGTAATCTTATAACAGATAAAAGGTTTGATAAATCAATAATTGCGTGCAAAAGTAGTGATAGGGAAGTTGCAGAAAGATTAGAATATGATTTTAATAGTGAAGAAGGTGAAGAATTAATTAGCTCATTATTACAAAATATTAGAAGTATAAAATCTGGAAAAAATAAAGACTTTGAAAGAGTAATTTTAATAATAACTAGTGAGATGGGTGGTGTTGGATTGAATATGGGGGAATTTGATGGTGTTATTAATTATGAACTTCCATTTACAAATACATCATTAGAACAGAGATTTGGAAGAGTAGATAGAATAAACAATGAGAATAAAAATGGAAATGAGAAAGAGATGATTTTTATGCTAAATGAAGATATAAAAAATAGTGAGGGAGAAAGTATTAAAGAATTTGATAATAATAGAATGTTCTATTATTGTCTTACTAAAATTAATGAAGTATATACTCACATGCCAGTAAGAAATACTCTTTTAAATAGTGAAGAAATTAAATATAAATTATATCAAGTGATAAGAGAAAAAGTAAAACAATTAGTAGGTGATGAACAGGAAGAATTAGTGTGTGATTTGGATAAAATAATAGGAATCGAAAAAGAAAAAATAGAGAAATTAGAAAATCTTAAGACAAATTATACAAAAGAGGAATTTGAAAAACTTAAAGAAAACTATAAAAATAAGATATTTCCGGTAAATGATGAAGATTGTAAAATTCAAAAAACTTTTAATAAAGAGTTATTAGAATTATTTAAGATTAAGCAAGAAATAAGTAGATTAAAGAAAAATTATAACGATAATAAAAGAGAAATAGAGAGAATGCTTAAAATTTTGGAATATGATAAAGATAAAGAAGAAGATAAAGAAGAAAATGAAAATAAAATGATAGAATTTTTAAAAGAAACAAATTATGATGAAGATGATAGTAATGAAGAAATTCCAAAAGAAACAAATTATGATGAAGATGATAGTAATGAAAAAATTTCAAAAGAAATAAATTATGATGAAGATATTAGCGATGAAAAATTTTTAAAAGAAGAAAATAAATACCATGATATTGAAAAAAAAATAAAATCTGAAAAAAGAAAAATGAAGGGTTATGAAAATTGGTTAAAGAAAAAAGAAGAAAATATAAAGAACATAAAAGAAATAATGAATAATGAAGAAGGAATAAAAATAACATCAAAAGGAATATTTTATTTTGATAAAATAAATAGAAATGAAGCAAATGATAACATTTATTTTATGAATGAAAGTGTAGGAAATTTCAGAAAGGAAAAAGATAATGAGTAA